A region from the Stygiolobus caldivivus genome encodes:
- the cysS gene encoding cysteine--tRNA ligase: MIRIYNTMGRKVEELNTVEPDTVKMYVCGPTVYDYVHIGHGRTFVAFDAMLRYLKLKGYNVIRVQNITDIDDKIIKRANETGRDWTEIVDFYMKDYLDSLSQLKVEIDQHPRVSTHIKEIIEFINGLIEKGNAYVAQSGSVYFDVESFPSYGLLSGTRKEEWNQGEEFVKEKRHPYDFALWKAWKPGEPYWESPWGKGRPGWHIECSTMSTRYLGDQFDIHGGGVDLVFPHHENERAQSEALLGKTWVRYWVHVSYLTINKEKMSKSLKNIIPLNEAIKKWGVNTLRYWYLTAKYRNTIDFSEDSLAQASSALQRLKDAMSIIRGVIKSGPKYYSNDEQVKTQRKIIWLIQKFHESLSDDFDTATALSQVHEIATIVFNDLQSSEDFMGAMLALDAFRQFNYVYGVMDEEFNAAYENLNKVIDAVVEVRNILRSKKMYDLSDQIRDVLTRAGVRLLDSKDKTTWRFE; the protein is encoded by the coding sequence ATGATAAGGATATATAACACTATGGGTAGAAAAGTGGAGGAGCTTAACACTGTAGAGCCTGACACTGTAAAAATGTACGTCTGTGGCCCTACAGTGTACGATTATGTGCATATTGGTCACGGGAGGACCTTTGTCGCATTCGATGCTATGTTGAGGTACCTAAAGCTAAAGGGCTATAATGTCATCAGGGTTCAGAATATTACAGATATTGATGACAAAATAATAAAAAGGGCTAACGAGACCGGTAGGGACTGGACGGAAATCGTAGATTTTTATATGAAGGACTATTTAGACTCACTCTCACAGCTAAAAGTAGAAATAGACCAGCACCCTAGAGTATCGACCCATATAAAGGAAATAATAGAATTTATTAACGGACTTATCGAGAAGGGAAACGCATATGTGGCCCAGAGCGGCAGTGTATACTTTGATGTAGAGAGTTTCCCCAGTTACGGGTTATTATCGGGGACCAGAAAGGAGGAATGGAACCAAGGCGAAGAGTTCGTAAAGGAGAAAAGACACCCTTACGATTTTGCCCTATGGAAAGCATGGAAACCTGGGGAGCCTTATTGGGAGTCCCCTTGGGGTAAGGGTAGGCCGGGTTGGCATATAGAATGTTCCACTATGTCTACGAGGTACCTCGGGGATCAGTTTGACATACACGGAGGAGGCGTAGACTTAGTATTCCCGCACCACGAAAATGAACGGGCCCAATCCGAGGCACTGTTGGGTAAAACTTGGGTAAGGTATTGGGTTCACGTATCGTATCTGACCATTAATAAAGAGAAGATGAGCAAATCTTTAAAGAATATCATACCCTTGAACGAGGCGATTAAAAAATGGGGAGTGAACACTCTTAGGTATTGGTACCTAACCGCTAAATATAGGAATACTATCGATTTCAGTGAAGATTCTTTGGCTCAAGCCTCGTCAGCGCTTCAGAGGCTAAAAGATGCAATGAGTATAATAAGGGGGGTCATTAAGAGCGGCCCTAAGTATTATTCTAATGATGAGCAAGTAAAAACTCAGAGGAAGATAATCTGGTTGATTCAAAAATTTCATGAATCTTTGAGTGATGATTTTGATACCGCAACAGCTTTATCACAAGTCCACGAAATAGCAACTATAGTTTTTAATGACCTACAGTCTTCCGAAGATTTCATGGGTGCTATGTTAGCGCTTGATGCCTTTAGGCAGTTCAATTATGTTTACGGGGTTATGGATGAGGAGTTTAACGCTGCCTATGAAAATTTGAATAAGGTCATTGACGCTGTAGTCGAGGTCAGAAATATCTTAAGGTCTAAGAAGATGTATGACCTAAGTGACCAGATTAGGGACGTACTTACTAGAGCGGGTGTTAGGTTACTAGACTCTAAGGACAAAACGACATGGAGGTTTGAATGA
- a CDS encoding Glu/Leu/Phe/Val family dehydrogenase, giving the protein MTETVQATLSSNLYDQQVKKLYRVGEILGLHEDVLETLSQPERVIQVKIEVKGKDGKVRTFLGWRSQHNSALGPYKGGIRYHPNVTQDEVIALSMMMTWKNSLLLLPYGGGKGGIRVDPSKLTKEELEMLSRRYVGALYKYIGSDIDIPAPDVNTSPQTMAWFIDEYIKITGKVDYATFTGKPVELGGLITRNYSTGLGVATVAKEAASKFIGGVEGARVIIQGFGNVGTFAAKFLQEMGAKIIGVSDSKGGVIDPNGIDVNKALEVKERTGSVTNYPSGKKVSNDELLVSECDILIPAALENVIHKFNADKVKAKMIVEGANGPLTADADLVMKNRGIPVVPDILANAGGVVGSYVEWANNKMGEIMEEEEAKKLIISRMEKAFNSVYDEFNKLGDQDLRMAAMALAVERVVNAMKVRGLI; this is encoded by the coding sequence ATGACAGAAACTGTTCAAGCTACACTTTCTTCAAACCTTTATGACCAACAAGTAAAAAAGCTATATAGAGTAGGAGAAATTTTAGGACTACACGAAGACGTTTTAGAGACTCTGTCCCAGCCTGAAAGGGTAATACAAGTTAAAATAGAGGTCAAGGGAAAAGACGGTAAGGTAAGGACTTTCTTAGGCTGGAGGTCACAACACAACAGTGCGTTAGGTCCGTATAAAGGGGGTATAAGGTACCACCCCAATGTGACACAAGACGAGGTAATAGCATTGTCGATGATGATGACATGGAAGAACTCCTTATTACTGTTACCTTACGGAGGAGGAAAAGGCGGGATAAGAGTAGACCCCTCTAAATTAACTAAAGAGGAACTGGAAATGTTGTCAAGAAGGTATGTCGGTGCACTCTACAAGTATATAGGTAGTGATATTGATATACCGGCACCTGATGTTAACACAAGTCCTCAAACTATGGCCTGGTTTATAGATGAATACATAAAGATTACCGGAAAGGTGGATTACGCCACGTTTACGGGTAAACCGGTTGAACTCGGGGGGTTGATAACCAGGAATTATAGTACGGGGCTAGGTGTTGCAACAGTTGCCAAAGAGGCAGCTAGTAAGTTCATAGGCGGAGTAGAAGGGGCTAGAGTAATAATTCAAGGTTTCGGTAATGTAGGTACTTTTGCTGCAAAATTCCTCCAAGAGATGGGGGCAAAAATTATAGGTGTCAGTGATTCTAAGGGTGGAGTTATAGACCCTAATGGGATTGATGTCAATAAGGCGTTAGAAGTAAAGGAGAGGACCGGTTCTGTAACAAATTACCCTAGCGGTAAAAAAGTCAGTAATGACGAACTGTTGGTTTCCGAATGCGATATTTTAATTCCCGCCGCATTAGAGAACGTTATACATAAGTTCAATGCGGATAAGGTTAAGGCTAAAATGATAGTAGAGGGGGCGAACGGTCCTCTAACAGCTGATGCGGATTTAGTAATGAAGAATAGAGGAATTCCAGTCGTACCGGACATACTAGCTAATGCAGGAGGTGTAGTAGGTAGTTATGTAGAATGGGCTAACAATAAAATGGGTGAAATAATGGAGGAAGAAGAAGCTAAGAAACTCATAATATCCAGGATGGAGAAAGCATTTAACAGTGTTTATGACGAGTTTAACAAGTTAGGAGACCAAGACCTTAGGATGGCGGCTATGGCGTTAGCAGTGGAAAGAGTGGTAAACGCTATGAAAGTTAGAGGACTGATTTAG
- a CDS encoding NUDIX hydrolase, protein MSFPKVAVGCVILDSSKRVLLVKRKHPPNQGSWAIPGGKVSYGELIDEALKREMREELSINVIPKDLVGVVEIIKEGFHYVILDFLCEIGSGKIMAGSDAEEAKFFNFDELKHLPISPTTVNMLERYFKGEKLPLRIVER, encoded by the coding sequence ATGAGTTTTCCCAAAGTTGCAGTAGGGTGTGTGATATTAGACTCGTCTAAGAGAGTTTTATTAGTCAAAAGGAAACACCCACCTAACCAAGGCTCTTGGGCAATCCCGGGAGGAAAAGTAAGTTATGGGGAACTAATAGATGAGGCGCTAAAGAGGGAAATGAGGGAAGAACTATCCATAAATGTTATCCCTAAAGACCTGGTGGGGGTAGTAGAAATAATCAAGGAAGGTTTCCATTATGTAATCCTAGATTTTCTATGCGAAATTGGGAGCGGGAAAATTATGGCAGGCTCAGACGCTGAAGAAGCAAAATTTTTCAATTTTGACGAGCTAAAGCATTTACCCATTAGTCCCACTACCGTGAATATGCTTGAGAGGTATTTTAAAGGTGAAAAATTACCACTCAGGATCGTAGAAAGATAA
- a CDS encoding zinc ribbon domain-containing protein yields the protein MSYPPPGYPPYGSGGYPPSGSYPPMGYPSTPGYPYGGSPQNNSMFNMMMCMQPIGLGGKQQMIPIQRPIDLQPVIQQVMMYLMGQGFQVFPMVGQYMAVIQAQHSSFLGAITDSNKAYTIRICEGPNMIMVETGMTNLLKDLIPLAAGAGVATVADTDLHNSLLTLAGGGLSAVDAYNLIKDFMQEDQIMNTIMMAIMTAQSMSSPTPSPSPYPQGATQPSPYPQSSQPYPPSPSPYPSQQPTTPQQPATQPPQSTYSTQPTSVQPSTQTPQVQLQKAMTKCWKCGTQVESSSKFCPNCGASLSPITCPKCGNVNSPGSKYCSKCGAQLQS from the coding sequence ATGAGTTATCCACCTCCAGGTTATCCACCATATGGTTCAGGCGGTTATCCACCAAGTGGCAGTTATCCCCCTATGGGTTATCCATCAACGCCAGGTTATCCTTATGGTGGTTCACCTCAAAACAACTCGATGTTCAATATGATGATGTGTATGCAGCCCATAGGGCTCGGCGGTAAACAGCAAATGATCCCTATCCAAAGACCTATAGATCTACAGCCTGTAATACAACAAGTTATGATGTACTTAATGGGTCAAGGTTTTCAAGTGTTCCCTATGGTAGGGCAATACATGGCTGTAATTCAAGCTCAACACTCTAGTTTTCTAGGTGCGATTACAGACTCGAACAAAGCTTACACTATAAGGATATGTGAAGGGCCTAACATGATAATGGTAGAGACCGGTATGACCAATTTACTGAAAGACCTAATACCTTTGGCGGCAGGAGCGGGAGTCGCGACCGTAGCGGACACAGACCTACATAATTCATTATTAACGCTTGCAGGTGGAGGGCTAAGCGCAGTAGACGCATATAACTTAATCAAGGACTTCATGCAAGAAGACCAGATTATGAACACCATAATGATGGCTATTATGACCGCACAATCAATGTCTTCTCCTACGCCTTCTCCGTCCCCCTATCCACAAGGTGCTACTCAGCCCTCACCTTACCCTCAAAGTAGTCAACCATATCCTCCTTCTCCGTCCCCCTATCCCTCTCAGCAACCTACCACACCCCAGCAACCTGCTACTCAGCCTCCGCAGTCAACCTATTCTACTCAACCTACTTCCGTTCAGCCCTCAACTCAAACTCCGCAAGTCCAACTGCAGAAGGCAATGACTAAATGTTGGAAGTGTGGGACACAAGTAGAATCTAGTTCAAAATTCTGTCCTAACTGTGGGGCTTCGTTATCCCCAATAACTTGTCCAAAATGCGGTAATGTAAACTCACCGGGATCAAAATACTGTAGTAAGTGCGGTGCTCAATTACAGTCTTAA
- the cobA gene encoding uroporphyrinogen-III C-methyltransferase, producing MSGIVYIVGAGPGDPELITVKALRILKSADVVVYDRLISKEILEGLSAELIYVGKEIGDAPLQEKINQLLVEKAKGGKKVVRLKGGDPFVFGRGEEECIYVTSKGIKCEVIPGVTSAIAVPEYAGIPVTSRVVPNSSGFTVITGTTRDGGLISDDYIPKRGTVVILMGIHVIDELTKVLLKVRNAEEKVAIIEKGTTRDQRVILGELEQLPDLVKKYNIKSPAVIVVGEVVTLMELVGFKNENLRK from the coding sequence ATGAGTGGGATAGTCTATATTGTTGGTGCAGGTCCTGGAGACCCTGAACTAATTACAGTGAAAGCCCTTAGAATACTTAAAAGTGCAGACGTAGTCGTCTACGACAGACTAATCTCCAAAGAAATATTAGAGGGGCTTTCTGCTGAATTAATATATGTAGGTAAAGAAATAGGTGACGCACCTCTCCAGGAAAAAATAAATCAATTATTAGTAGAAAAAGCAAAAGGAGGCAAAAAAGTAGTTAGACTAAAGGGTGGAGACCCATTCGTGTTCGGAAGGGGAGAAGAAGAGTGCATATACGTGACGAGTAAGGGTATAAAGTGTGAAGTTATACCCGGGGTCACAAGCGCCATAGCCGTACCTGAATACGCTGGGATCCCCGTAACTAGTAGGGTAGTACCTAATTCCTCCGGGTTTACAGTAATAACCGGGACTACGAGAGACGGTGGGTTAATAAGCGACGACTACATTCCTAAAAGAGGGACAGTCGTAATATTAATGGGGATCCACGTAATAGATGAATTAACTAAGGTTTTGTTAAAAGTGAGGAATGCAGAAGAAAAGGTAGCAATAATCGAAAAGGGTACTACTAGAGACCAACGGGTCATCTTAGGGGAATTAGAGCAACTTCCCGACCTAGTTAAAAAGTATAATATAAAATCACCGGCAGTCATTGTAGTAGGTGAAGTAGTTACTCTAATGGAACTTGTAGGTTTTAAAAATGAAAACTTACGTAAGTAG
- a CDS encoding SIS domain-containing protein, producing MKFRVNIRLMNYPELIEGELKKFSPLETDKSIDSGVVVGAGDSYAAALVVESKTRRKAIALDPYEAINLNVDKPYVIVSISGKTKTNIELAKVKKREGRKVIAITANASSPLAQNSDEIIIVPYKADTTLPGTLSFLLALSALYSLFNLELTEDYKRAKPIMLKEQPFFIGQGENYGIAYYATLKMNEIFCEPANYEKLELFPHSPIFSTRKRQIVILSSKDEREKKLKELINFTDVSLTECHDAFCNAFSIIHSIVERMRKENWNRICFVDDKQILNISSEMIY from the coding sequence ATGAAGTTTCGGGTAAATATAAGGCTGATGAACTACCCTGAGTTGATAGAAGGAGAATTAAAGAAATTTAGTCCCTTAGAGACTGACAAGAGTATAGATTCGGGAGTAGTAGTAGGTGCCGGCGATTCTTACGCAGCGGCACTAGTAGTCGAGAGCAAGACCCGAAGGAAAGCAATAGCACTAGACCCTTATGAGGCGATTAACCTAAACGTAGATAAACCTTATGTCATTGTCTCCATATCTGGGAAGACGAAGACCAACATAGAGCTGGCTAAGGTAAAAAAGAGAGAAGGAAGAAAAGTAATAGCTATTACAGCAAACGCCTCGTCACCCTTAGCTCAAAATTCAGATGAAATAATTATCGTACCTTATAAGGCTGACACGACACTACCAGGGACTCTGTCCTTTTTATTAGCCTTGTCTGCTCTTTACTCCCTATTTAATCTGGAGTTAACAGAAGACTATAAAAGAGCAAAACCCATAATGTTGAAAGAACAGCCTTTCTTTATAGGTCAAGGAGAGAATTATGGGATAGCCTATTATGCTACTCTAAAAATGAACGAGATCTTTTGTGAACCCGCTAATTACGAAAAGCTCGAATTATTCCCACACTCTCCTATATTCTCAACCCGTAAGAGACAGATAGTGATCTTGAGCAGTAAAGACGAAAGAGAGAAAAAGCTGAAGGAGCTCATTAATTTTACCGATGTAAGCCTTACAGAATGTCATGACGCTTTTTGCAACGCTTTTAGTATAATACATTCTATAGTAGAGAGGATGAGGAAGGAGAACTGGAATAGAATTTGCTTCGTGGATGATAAACAGATCCTAAATATTAGTTCGGAGATGATATATTAA
- a CDS encoding amidohydrolase family protein produces the protein MKTIVRAGIALGAGKPLKRVYVGLQDSKIDVISHEELTSYEDAELDIGGWDRIISPGFITLHTYLSLYPFRFRIFTAKENANDLISTFSTNDSYYFSLLGAYHLLKQGVTTVGFSGPHLDIMARAVSEVGLRPIIVVPVGCGNSPPDWEREFRTLFSRWSHKGANNVILKVCDQAQLRDVLELARENEVAVLIDNTVTITDDLDFNQIIGLGGGSRLDLDIIKKKGLKLSFTPSYEVSKFPLSEFKPSVSLDLVPSFDLRQEVSYSATRLLLTVEEAFNSMTSWGYSQLKINSGVLNTGYIADLVVFQYSEPPSFPLDFSSPYETFLYSSYSLETVIVNGEPVLDGGVPLNVGLKDVEEGLRRLEEIDRKSSERTRSVEKG, from the coding sequence ATGAAAACAATAGTTAGGGCAGGGATAGCCTTAGGTGCTGGCAAACCTTTGAAGAGAGTTTATGTGGGGCTACAAGACTCGAAAATAGACGTTATATCCCATGAAGAACTTACGAGTTACGAAGACGCTGAATTAGATATCGGGGGATGGGACAGGATCATTAGCCCCGGGTTCATAACACTGCACACATATCTGTCCCTTTACCCTTTCAGGTTTAGAATATTCACAGCTAAAGAAAATGCTAACGACCTTATATCTACTTTTAGCACAAACGATTCATACTACTTTTCTCTACTCGGTGCATATCATCTCTTAAAACAAGGCGTAACAACTGTCGGGTTCAGTGGGCCCCACCTAGATATAATGGCTAGGGCAGTCTCCGAGGTAGGGCTAAGACCTATAATAGTAGTCCCCGTAGGGTGTGGTAATTCTCCCCCTGATTGGGAGAGAGAGTTTAGAACGTTGTTCAGCAGGTGGTCACATAAAGGGGCCAATAACGTTATCCTTAAAGTATGTGACCAGGCCCAACTCAGGGACGTCTTAGAATTAGCTAGGGAAAACGAGGTCGCAGTCCTTATAGATAATACTGTGACTATCACGGACGATTTAGACTTTAACCAAATAATCGGGTTAGGAGGAGGTTCAAGGCTCGACTTGGACATAATTAAGAAAAAGGGCCTAAAGTTATCATTTACGCCGTCCTACGAGGTATCAAAATTCCCTTTAAGTGAATTCAAGCCGTCCGTTTCCTTAGACCTTGTCCCTTCATTTGACCTTAGACAGGAGGTCTCGTATTCCGCTACAAGGCTCTTATTGACTGTCGAAGAAGCTTTTAACTCAATGACCTCTTGGGGATATTCGCAACTGAAGATCAACTCCGGAGTCCTGAATACTGGGTATATAGCTGACCTAGTCGTATTTCAATATTCTGAACCTCCCTCTTTCCCCTTAGACTTCTCCTCCCCTTACGAAACTTTTCTTTACTCAAGCTATTCATTGGAGACGGTAATTGTTAATGGAGAGCCGGTCCTAGATGGCGGAGTCCCCCTTAATGTAGGGCTAAAAGACGTGGAGGAGGGGTTAAGGAGGTTAGAGGAGATTGATAGAAAAAGTAGCGAAAGAACTAGGTCTGTGGAAAAAGGTTGA
- the taw21 gene encoding tRNA 4-demethylwyosine(37)-methyltransferase Taw21, whose product MIEKVAKELGLWKKVEIVGDIAIVGIPFGKDVEDVKEYAQLILKEIPYVRSVWGKYRDIKGDFRLSTSVHLAGEKRSETIYKEYGCKFFLDITKVFYSSKLSYEHTRVARLVRRGEIIINMFSGYGPFSIMSYVLGGASIVYSIDINPYAYYYMMANIDLNKAYGVIPVYGDAFKKMDHLPYNVDRILAPLPERAREAYEIAIPHLRRGGVLHLYTEIEGEDPIKIAKSVYPNVVFARVVRSVKPKVYHVVVDIKKDQE is encoded by the coding sequence TTGATAGAAAAAGTAGCGAAAGAACTAGGTCTGTGGAAAAAGGTTGAAATAGTAGGAGATATAGCGATAGTCGGTATACCTTTTGGCAAAGACGTAGAGGACGTAAAGGAGTATGCCCAACTCATCCTGAAAGAGATTCCTTATGTAAGGTCGGTCTGGGGGAAATATAGGGATATAAAGGGTGATTTTAGGCTCTCTACGTCAGTGCATCTAGCAGGAGAAAAGAGAAGTGAAACTATATATAAAGAATATGGCTGTAAATTCTTTCTTGATATAACTAAAGTGTTCTATTCCTCAAAGTTGTCTTACGAACATACAAGGGTAGCAAGGCTGGTCAGAAGAGGAGAAATCATAATAAACATGTTTTCAGGGTACGGACCTTTTTCTATAATGTCTTACGTTTTAGGTGGTGCGTCCATAGTTTACTCAATAGACATTAACCCCTATGCTTATTACTACATGATGGCCAACATTGACTTAAACAAAGCTTACGGAGTAATACCAGTTTACGGAGACGCGTTTAAAAAGATGGATCACCTTCCTTACAACGTGGATAGGATTTTAGCCCCCTTACCGGAAAGGGCTAGGGAGGCCTATGAGATAGCAATTCCCCATCTGAGACGAGGCGGTGTATTACACTTGTACACTGAAATTGAAGGCGAAGACCCTATTAAAATAGCTAAGTCGGTCTATCCTAATGTTGTTTTTGCCAGAGTTGTCAGGAGCGTAAAACCAAAAGTTTATCATGTAGTTGTTGACATTAAAAAAGATCAGGAATAG
- a CDS encoding glutamine synthetase family protein: MIRDEVLEILKSGKVDYVRVVFIDILGNVRGRSLRRAEFEKILDGKGVEYSESLLFLDYKDTPIKHKYGDMFAQPDISTFVMIPYLERTARVMSYITESDGSPHALCTRSLLNRSMEKLIDSGIKMEVAFEPTFYLINLKDGKPLPADEARAFSLEGLMEQQNFLRDLIKNLETVNTQVQYINKHYGPGQYEITFSMSDALSASDSLVTSREIIRDTARNYKLYSTFMPKPFKNYPSSSMDVYIKLLDLTGKPIGIDVNDPKGMGLSKLFYNFLAGVLEHIGSILAIAAPTVNSYKRFKEIVTPTIAGIGNERHYIIRIPSTYKDSGVIEFRLADPLANPYLLLSALIHAGLDGIERGLDIDVNYSVASLPTSLRGAINSLDRDTKLKYSLGQDLVDTFIEIKRKEIDDYENEITDWEISAYLKSGW, from the coding sequence TTGATCAGGGACGAGGTACTGGAAATACTAAAGTCCGGAAAGGTCGACTACGTGAGGGTCGTCTTCATAGATATATTAGGTAATGTTAGAGGTAGGTCCCTTAGGAGGGCTGAATTTGAGAAAATATTAGACGGTAAAGGTGTAGAGTATTCTGAATCGTTACTATTCTTAGACTATAAAGACACGCCAATAAAACATAAATATGGGGACATGTTCGCTCAACCTGACATCTCTACGTTTGTCATGATACCCTATTTAGAGAGGACAGCTAGAGTGATGAGTTACATTACCGAGAGTGATGGTTCGCCTCATGCGTTATGTACAAGGTCTTTGCTTAACAGATCCATGGAGAAGTTAATTGATAGCGGGATAAAAATGGAAGTAGCGTTTGAACCCACGTTTTATTTAATAAACCTTAAAGATGGTAAACCCTTACCCGCGGACGAAGCTAGAGCTTTTTCATTGGAAGGCCTTATGGAACAGCAGAACTTCTTACGTGACCTGATTAAAAACCTGGAGACCGTTAATACTCAAGTCCAATATATTAATAAACATTATGGTCCGGGCCAATATGAGATAACTTTTAGCATGTCCGACGCTCTTTCGGCTTCTGACTCTCTGGTTACATCAAGGGAGATAATACGCGATACCGCTAGAAACTACAAGTTGTATTCAACCTTTATGCCTAAACCTTTCAAGAATTATCCTAGCAGCAGCATGGACGTTTACATTAAACTCCTTGACTTGACTGGCAAACCGATAGGTATAGATGTTAATGACCCTAAAGGGATGGGCTTAAGTAAACTATTTTACAACTTCTTAGCTGGAGTATTAGAGCACATTGGCTCTATATTGGCAATTGCGGCACCTACTGTTAATTCGTACAAGAGGTTTAAGGAGATTGTTACACCTACGATAGCAGGAATAGGTAATGAAAGGCACTACATTATAAGGATCCCTTCTACTTATAAAGACTCAGGAGTAATAGAGTTTAGACTTGCCGACCCACTCGCTAACCCGTACTTACTCTTATCTGCTTTAATCCACGCTGGACTTGATGGGATAGAAAGGGGACTTGATATTGATGTTAACTATAGTGTAGCGTCTTTACCTACGAGTCTAAGAGGTGCAATAAATAGCCTAGACCGTGATACCAAGTTAAAATACTCACTAGGACAAGACTTAGTAGATACATTTATTGAAATTAAAAGGAAGGAAATAGACGACTATGAGAACGAAATTACTGACTGGGAAATATCCGCGTACTTGAAATCGGGATGGTAG
- a CDS encoding alcohol dehydrogenase catalytic domain-containing protein has protein sequence MRAAVFLEKGKPLQLQDVPTPRIKAGEVLLKVKASGLCHGDVHLIFGEWENDIEVKTPIILGHEIVGEVIEGGNKFKRGEQVLVYSSIGCGSCKYCKIGDRQFCESVKVIGVHTDGGFAEYVKVPSEEYLFRVNGDYISAAPLADAGITAYNATKGVSQGDKVLVVGVGSVALIAIQLLKLKNAEVTVIGRNLTRLSKAENLGADEVLAMKKREPPFSPVAGKKFDYILDFVGADQTLVDTPWLLKREGELRIIGEYGGHLEIPEQLIVLRGLRIKGILYGNMNDMVELIKLFEEGKIKTLPVPYRLEEINEAIDDLLEERIVGRAVILP, from the coding sequence ATGAGAGCAGCTGTTTTTTTAGAAAAAGGTAAACCTTTACAGCTTCAAGACGTCCCAACACCTAGAATAAAAGCCGGTGAAGTGCTCCTCAAAGTAAAAGCTTCCGGCTTGTGTCACGGTGATGTACATTTAATTTTCGGAGAATGGGAAAACGACATAGAAGTTAAGACTCCTATTATACTGGGACATGAGATAGTAGGCGAAGTAATTGAAGGTGGAAATAAGTTCAAAAGAGGTGAACAAGTCCTGGTCTACAGCTCTATAGGCTGTGGTAGTTGCAAGTATTGCAAGATAGGCGATAGACAGTTTTGTGAAAGTGTAAAGGTAATCGGTGTTCATACAGATGGTGGCTTTGCGGAATATGTTAAAGTACCTTCTGAAGAGTATTTATTTAGGGTTAACGGTGACTATATTTCAGCTGCACCGTTGGCTGATGCTGGTATCACAGCTTATAACGCTACAAAAGGGGTATCTCAGGGAGATAAGGTATTAGTAGTGGGAGTGGGGTCTGTAGCACTGATTGCGATACAGTTACTTAAGCTGAAGAACGCGGAAGTGACCGTAATAGGGAGAAACCTGACCAGGCTAAGTAAGGCTGAAAACTTGGGAGCCGATGAGGTTCTCGCTATGAAAAAGAGAGAACCACCCTTTTCTCCAGTGGCAGGAAAGAAGTTTGATTACATTTTAGACTTTGTTGGGGCTGACCAGACGTTAGTAGACACTCCATGGTTACTTAAGAGAGAGGGCGAGCTGAGGATAATAGGTGAATACGGGGGTCATCTAGAAATACCAGAACAATTAATAGTCCTGAGAGGACTGAGGATAAAGGGTATATTATACGGTAATATGAACGATATGGTGGAGTTGATAAAGCTTTTTGAAGAAGGAAAAATAAAGACATTACCTGTCCCGTATAGACTAGAAGAAATAAATGAAGCTATAGATGATCTATTGGAAGAGAGAATTGTAGGTAGGGCAGTAATCTTACCATAG